One part of the Humulus lupulus chromosome 9, drHumLupu1.1, whole genome shotgun sequence genome encodes these proteins:
- the LOC133801656 gene encoding senescence-specific cysteine protease SAG39-like yields the protein MASRSQKVSVVLALVLVLVMWASESQCRTLNDASMSEQHEQWMASYGRTYKDDAEKEIRFQIFKKNVEFIESFNKAGNKPYKLGLNEFVDLTNEEFRASRNGYKKSSNIPRNTPFKYESVTAVPSTMDWRKKGAVTPVKDQGQCGCCWAFSAVAATEGITQLSTGKLISLSEQELVDCDTSGTDQGCEGGLMDNAFEFIINNGGLNTEANYPYKGVDATCNKKSSSSDAAKITGYEDVPANSEKALLKAVANQPISVAIDAGGSEFQLYSSGVFTGECGTQLDHGVTVVGYGTADDGTKYWLVKNSWGSSWGENGYIRMQRDVDAEEGLCGIAMEASYPTAS from the exons ATGGCTTCAAGATCACAAAAAGTTTCCGTGGTGTTAGCTCTAGTGTTAGTCTTGGTCATGTGGGCTTCCGAGTCTCAATGCCGAACTTTGAACGATGCTTCCATGTCAGAACAACACGAACAATGGATGGCTAGCTATGGTCGCACCTACAAAGATGATGCCGAAAAGGAAATTCGTTTCCAGATTTTTAAGAAGAATGTGGAGTTCATCGAGTCGTTTAACAAAGCAGGGAACAAGCCGTACAAGCTAGGCCTCAATGAATTTGTGGACCTTACCAATGAGGAATTCAGAGCCTCTCGTAATGGCTACAAAAAGTCCTCCAACATCCCTAGAAACACACCATTTAAGTATGAAAGTGTGACTGCAGTTCCGTCCACCATGGATTGGAGGAAGAAGGGAGCTGTCACCCCAGTCAAGGACCAGGGTCAATGTG GATGTTGCTGGGCGTTCTCTGCAGTGGCTGCCACGGAAGGAATCACACAATTGTCCACAGGAAAGTTGATATCCTTATCTGAACAAGAATTGGTCGATTGCGACACAAGCGGTACTGACCAAGGCTGTGAGGGAGGACTCATGGACAATGCCTTTGAGTTCATCATCAACAATGGAGGCCTCAACACAGAGGCCAACTACCCTTACAAGGGAGTTGACGCCACTTGTAATAAGAAGTCCTCATCTTCCGATGCTGCCAAAATAACTGGCTACGAAGATGTGCCAGCCAATAGCGAGAAGGCGTTGTTGAAAGCCGTCGCCAACCAGCCAATCTCAGTGGCAATCGATGCTGGTGGTTCTGAGTTCCAGTTGTACTCGAGTGGCGTCTTCACCGGGGAATGTGGAACCCAATTGGACCATGGTGTGACAGTCGTAGGATATGGAACTGCAGATGATGGTACTAAGTATTGGTTGGTGAAGAATTCATGGGGTTCCAGTTGGGGTGAGAATGGTTACATCAGGATGCAGAGAGATGTGGATGCCGAGGAAGGCCTTTGTGGCATTGCTATGGAAGCATCTTATCCTACTGCTTCTTaa
- the LOC133801655 gene encoding senescence-specific cysteine protease SAG39-like, whose product MASSSQKVSVVLALVLVLVMWASESQCRTLNEASMSEQHEQWMARYGRTYKDDAEKEIRFQIFKKNVEFIESFNKAGNKPYKLGLNEFVDLTNEEFRASRNGYKKSFNVPRNTPFKYESVTAVPSTMDWRKKGAVTPVKDQGQCGCCWAFSAVAATEGITQLSTGKLISLSEQELVDCDTSGTDQGCEGGLMDDAFEFIINNGGLNTEANYPYKGVDATCNKKSSSSDVAKITGYEDVPANSEKALLKAVANQPISVAIDAGGSEFQLYSSGVFTGECGTQLDHGVTAVGYGTADDGTKYWLVKNSWGSSWGENGYIRMQRDVDAEEGLCGIAMEASYPTAS is encoded by the exons ATGGCTTCGAGTTCACAAAAAGTTTCTGTGGTGTTAGCTCTAGTGTTAGTCTTGGTCATGTGGGCTTCCGAGTCTCAATGTCGGACTTTGAACGAAGCTTCCATGTCAGAACAACACGAGCAATGGATGGCTCGCTATGGTCGCACCTACAAAGATGATGCCGAAAAGGAAATTCGTTTCCAGATTTTTAAGAAGAATGTGGAGTTCATCGAGTCGTTTAACAAAGCAGGGAACAAGCCGTACAAGCTAGGCCTCAATGAATTTGTGGACCTTACCAATGAGGAATTCAGAGCCTCTCGTAATGGCTACAAAAAGTCCTTCAATGTCCCTAGAAACACACCATTTAAGTATGAAAGTGTGACTGCAGTTCCGTCCACCATGGATTGGAGGAAGAAGGGAGCTGTCACTCCAGTCAAGGACCAGGGTCAATGTG GATGTTGCTGGGCGTTCTCTGCAGTGGCTGCCACAGAAGGAATCACACAATTGTCCACAGGAAAGTTGATATCCTTATCTGAACAAGAATTGGTCGATTGCGACACAAGTGGTACTGACCAAGGGTGCGAAGGGGGACTCATGGACGACGCCTTCGAGTTCATCATCAACAATGGAGGCCTCAACACAGAGGCCAACTACCCTTACAAGGGAGTTGATGCCACTTGTAACAAGAAGTCCTCATCTTCAGATGTTGCCAAAATAACCGGCTACGAAGATGTGCCAGCCAATAGTGAGAAGGCATTGCTAAAAGCCGTCGCCAACCAGCCAATCTCAGTGGCAATCGATGCTGGTGGTTCTGAATTCCAATTGTACTCGAGTGGCGTCTTCACCGGGGAATGTGGAACCCAATTAGACCATGGTGTCACAGCCGTAGGATATGGAACTGCAGATGATGGTACTAAGTATTGGTTGGTGAAGAATTCATGGGGTTCCAGTTGGGGTGAGAATGGTTACATTAGGATGCAGAGAGATGTGGATGCCGAGGAAGGCCTTTGTGGCATTGCTATGGAAGCTTCTTATCCTACTGCCTCTTAA
- the LOC133800442 gene encoding senescence-specific cysteine protease SAG39-like, with protein MASRSHKVSVVVALVLVLAMWASECQCRTLNEASMSEQHEQWMARYGRTYKDDAEKEIRFQIFKKNVEFVESFNKAGNKPYKLGLNEFVDLTNEEFRASRNGYKKSSSVPRNTSFKYESVIAVPSTMDWRKKGAVTPVKDQGQCGCCWAFSAVAATEGITQLSTGKLISLSEQELVDCDTSGTDQGCEGGLMDDAFEFIINNGGLNTEANYPYKGVDATCNKKSSSSDAAKITGYEDVPANSEKALLKAVANQPISVAIDAGGSEFQLYSSGIFTGECGTQLDHGVTAVGYGTADDGTKYWLVKNSWGSSWGENGYIRMQRDVDAEEGLCGIAMEASYPTAS; from the exons ATGGCTTCGAGATCACATAAAGTTTCTGTGGTGGTAGCACTAGTATTAGTCTTGGCAATGTGGGCTTCTGAGTGTCAATGTCGGACATTGAACGAAGCTTCCATGTCAGAACAACACGAGCAGTGGATGGCTCGCTATGGTCGCACCTACAAAGATGATGCCGAAAAGGAAATTCGTTTCCAAATTTTCAAGAAGAATGTGGAGTTCGTTGAGTCGTTTAACAAAGCAGGGAATAAGCCGTACAAGCTAGGCCTCAATGAATTTGTTGACCTTACCAATGAGGAATTCAGAGCCTCTCGTAATGGCTACAAAAAGTCCTCCAGCGTCCCTAGAAACACATCATTTAAGTATGAAAGTGTGATTGCAGTTCCGTCCACCATGGATTGGAGGAAGAAGGGAGCTGTCACTCCAGTCAAGGACCAGGGTCAATGTG GATGTTGCTGGGCGTTCTCTGCAGTGGCTGCCACGGAAGGAATCACACAATTGTCAACAGGAAAGTTGATATCCTTATCTGAACAAGAATTGGTCGATTGCGACACAAGCGGTACTGACCAAGGCTGCGAGGGAGGACTCATGGACGATGCCTTTGAGTTCATCATCAACAATGGAGGCCTCAACACAGAGGCCAACTACCCTTACAAAGGAGTTGACGCCACTTGTAACAAGAAGTCCTCATCTTCCGATGCTGCCAAAATAACTGGCTACGAAGATGTGCCTGCAAATAGTGAGAAGGCATTGCTGAAAGCCGTCGCCAACCAGCCAATCTCAGTGGCAATCGATGCTGGTGGTTCTGAGTTCCAGTTGTACTCGAGTGGCATCTTCACCGGGGAATGTGGAACCCAATTGGACCATGGTGTCACAGCCGTAGGATATGGAACTGCAGATGATGGTACTAAGTATTGGTTGGTGAAGAATTCATGGGGTTCCAGTTGGGGTGAGAATGGTTACATTAGAATGCAGAGAGATGTGGATGCCGAGGAAGGCCTTTGTGGCATTGCTATGGAAGCTTCTTATCCTACTGCCTCTTAA
- the LOC133800441 gene encoding senescence-specific cysteine protease SAG39-like, with amino-acid sequence MASRSQKVSVVLALVLVLVMWASESQCRTLNEASMSEQHEQWMARYGRTYKDDAEKEIRFQIFKKNVEFIESFNKAGNKPYKLGLNEFVDLTNEEFRASRNGYKKSSSVPRNTPFKYESVTAVPSTMDWRKKGAVTPVKDQGQCGCCWAFSAVAATEGITQLSTGKLISLSEQELVDCDTSGTDQGCEGGLMDDAFEFIINNGGLNTEANYPYKGVDATCNKKSSSSDAAKITGYEDVPANSEKALLKAVANQPISVAIDAGGSEFQLYSSGVFTGECGTQLDHGVTAVGYGTADDGTKYWLVKNSWGSSWGENGYIRMQRDVDAEEGLCGIAMEASYPTSS; translated from the exons ATGGCTTCAAGATCACAAAAAGTTTCCGTGGTGTTAGCTCTAGTGTTAGTCTTGGTCATGTGGGCTTCCGAGTCTCAATGTCGGACTTTGAACGAAGCTTCCATGTCAGAACAACACGAGCAATGGATGGCTCGCTATGGTCGCACCTACAAAGATGATGCCGAAAAGGAAATTCGTTTCCAGATTTTTAAGAAGAATGTGGAGTTCATTGAGTCGTTTAACAAAGCAGGGAACAAGCCGTACAAGCTAGGCCTCAATGAATTTGTGGACCTTACCAATGAGGAATTCAGAGCCTCTCGTAATGGCTACAAAAAGTCCTCCAGCGTCCCTAGAAACACACCATTTAAGTATGAAAGTGTGACTGCAGTTCCGTCCACCATGGATTGGAGGAAGAAGGGAGCTGTCACTCCAGTCAAGGACCAGGGTCAATGTG GATGTTGCTGGGCGTTCTCTGCAGTGGCTGCCACGGAAGGAATCACACAATTGTCCACAGGAAAGTTGATATCCTTATCTGAACAAGAATTGGTCGATTGCGACACAAGCGGTACTGACCAAGGCTGCGAGGGAGGACTCATGGACGATGCCTTTGAGTTCATCATCAACAATGGAGGCCTCAACACAGAGGCCAACTACCCTTACAAGGGAGTTGACGCCACTTGTAACAAGAAGTCCTCATCTTCCGATGCAGCCAAAATAACTGGCTACGAAGATGTGCCAGCCAATAGCGAGAAGGCATTGTTGAAAGCTGTCGCCAACCAACCAATCTCAGTGGCAATCGATGCTGGTGGTTCTGAGTTCCAATTGTACTCGAGTGGCGTCTTCACTGGGGAATGTGGAACCCAATTGGACCATGGTGTCACAGCCGTAGGATATGGAACTGCAGATGATGGTACTAAGTATTGGTTGGTGAAGAATTCATGGGGTTCCAGTTGGGGTGAGAATGGTTACATTAGGATGCAGAGAGATGTGGATGCCGAGGAAGGCCTTTGTGGCATTGCTATGGAAGCTTCTTATCCTACTTCCTCTTAA